From Spirosoma aerolatum, one genomic window encodes:
- a CDS encoding DUF58 domain-containing protein translates to MKFIRALFIANRLWFSLIAIILLFVASYAFPILFPLMQVVFAVFILLIAIDAGLLFRQKAAFFARRELPERLSNGDENPLTIYLENRYTFRADVEVIDEIPFQFQRRDVLFRARLKPRETQAIRYELRPTRRGEYSFGAVNVFVLSPLGLLKRRYQFEQGRMVAVYPSFLQMRQYELLAATNRLTEVGVKRIRRIGHSMEFEQVRPYTTGDDVRTINWKATSRRSDSQGTSLMINAFQDERSQPIYCLIDKGRVMQSPFDGLTLLDYAINASLVLSNIALMKQDRAGILTFSDHIGQLLPADRRSGQMLKILELLYRQKTRFLETDYENLYASVRTHIRQRSLLLLFTNFETVSGMHRQLPYLRRLAKDHLLLVIFFENTELRALLTEPAADTEDIYLKTIGEKFAFEKRQIVKELGQYGIQTILTAPQNLTANTVNKYLELKARGMI, encoded by the coding sequence ATGAAATTCATCCGCGCCCTGTTTATCGCCAACCGCTTGTGGTTTAGCCTGATTGCCATTATTCTGCTATTTGTTGCTTCCTATGCATTTCCAATTCTGTTTCCATTGATGCAGGTCGTTTTTGCTGTCTTTATTCTACTAATCGCAATTGATGCAGGACTGTTGTTTCGGCAGAAAGCGGCCTTTTTCGCCCGTCGTGAATTGCCCGAGCGCTTATCAAATGGCGACGAGAATCCGTTGACGATTTACCTCGAAAACCGCTATACGTTCCGGGCCGATGTGGAGGTGATCGATGAAATACCGTTCCAGTTCCAACGGCGTGATGTGTTGTTTCGGGCTCGATTGAAGCCACGCGAAACGCAGGCGATTCGTTACGAACTTCGCCCCACACGTCGGGGTGAGTACAGTTTTGGAGCCGTCAATGTGTTTGTGTTGTCGCCATTGGGTTTGTTGAAACGGCGCTATCAGTTTGAACAGGGCAGAATGGTAGCTGTATATCCATCTTTTTTGCAGATGCGGCAGTATGAACTACTGGCTGCTACCAACCGTCTGACGGAAGTGGGCGTGAAGCGAATCCGACGGATTGGCCATAGCATGGAGTTTGAACAAGTACGCCCTTACACAACCGGCGACGATGTGCGGACCATCAACTGGAAGGCCACGTCTCGTCGGAGTGATTCCCAGGGAACCTCGCTGATGATCAATGCATTTCAGGATGAACGGTCGCAGCCGATTTATTGCCTGATTGATAAAGGTCGAGTAATGCAGTCGCCGTTTGATGGATTAACACTACTCGATTATGCGATCAATGCCAGCCTGGTGTTGAGTAATATCGCTCTCATGAAACAGGATCGGGCTGGAATTCTAACGTTTTCGGATCATATAGGCCAGCTTTTGCCGGCTGACCGTCGGTCGGGACAGATGCTGAAAATTCTGGAATTGCTATATCGACAGAAGACCCGCTTTCTGGAAACTGATTACGAAAACCTATACGCAAGTGTTCGGACGCACATTCGCCAGCGGAGTTTACTGTTGTTATTTACCAATTTTGAAACCGTGAGTGGCATGCATCGGCAATTGCCCTACCTGCGTCGGTTGGCTAAAGACCATCTGTTGCTAGTCATCTTCTTTGAAAACACCGAGCTACGCGCTTTACTTACCGAACCGGCTGCGGATACCGAAGATATTTACCTCAAAACCATTGGTGAAAAGTTTGCCTTTGAGAAACGTCAGATCGTGAAAGAGCTAGGCCAGTACGGTATTCAGACCATTCTGACCGCCCCACAAAACCTGACAGCTAACACGGTCAATAAGTACCTGGAGCTGAAGGCAAGGGGTATGATTTAG
- a CDS encoding DUF4350 domain-containing protein, which yields MRKPNKYLLILLTTVVAYMLFEYYRPKPIDWSPTYQNDDKIPFGTQALFELLPDVLPQSSLQTVRLPIYNFLGESKLPSRSNYVFICQEFKADSIEQLRLLDYVKRGNTVFISAYAIPESLGDTLGFKADVKEQSEADTTLRQNLVNPQLRKPGGYNFFHDDGRNFLVIKKPKNSTVLGRNARKEPVFIEIHFGKGTFFIHNLPLAFTNYYVLDTKTADYAFKALSYLPVQQTYWDEYQKQGRFNEDQQSIFRYIRSQPALNWAYYLILIGLLAYAIFAGKRTQRIIPVVEAPKNTSLDFVKTVGRMYFQQGDHDNLARKKIQYFLADIRERYSLNTTSLDKEFTEALARKSGVSLVETSELVMLLRNAQKSVSLSEFDLLTLNRAIEKFKQSEPGFN from the coding sequence TTGCGAAAACCGAATAAATACCTGCTGATTTTACTAACGACGGTGGTGGCGTACATGCTCTTTGAGTACTATCGTCCAAAACCGATTGATTGGTCGCCAACCTACCAGAATGACGACAAAATTCCGTTTGGTACGCAGGCCTTGTTTGAATTACTACCCGATGTACTGCCGCAATCGTCTCTGCAAACGGTACGCTTACCTATTTATAATTTTCTGGGAGAAAGTAAGTTGCCCAGTCGAAGTAACTACGTATTTATCTGTCAGGAATTTAAGGCCGATAGTATCGAACAACTACGGCTGCTTGATTATGTAAAACGAGGCAATACGGTATTCATTTCCGCTTACGCTATACCTGAATCGCTGGGCGATACACTTGGCTTTAAGGCTGATGTGAAAGAGCAAAGTGAAGCTGACACGACATTACGTCAGAATCTGGTCAATCCGCAACTGCGAAAACCGGGTGGGTATAATTTTTTTCATGACGACGGACGCAACTTTCTGGTTATTAAGAAGCCGAAAAATAGTACCGTATTGGGACGAAACGCTCGGAAAGAGCCCGTTTTTATTGAGATACACTTTGGTAAAGGAACGTTCTTCATTCATAATCTACCCCTTGCCTTTACCAACTATTACGTACTCGATACGAAGACAGCCGACTATGCGTTTAAGGCCTTATCGTATTTGCCTGTGCAACAAACGTATTGGGATGAGTATCAGAAACAGGGTCGTTTTAACGAGGATCAACAGTCGATCTTCCGCTACATTCGATCACAACCAGCCTTGAACTGGGCCTATTATCTCATTCTTATTGGGTTATTGGCCTATGCCATCTTCGCTGGAAAACGTACGCAACGAATTATTCCAGTGGTAGAAGCGCCCAAAAATACATCACTCGACTTTGTGAAGACTGTAGGACGAATGTATTTTCAGCAGGGCGACCACGATAATCTGGCCCGGAAGAAAATTCAGTATTTTCTGGCTGATATCCGTGAGCGGTATAGCCTCAATACAACTAGTTTAGATAAAGAATTTACAGAAGCCCTTGCCCGGAAAAGTGGCGTTTCGTTAGTTGAAACGTCGGAGTTGGTGATGCTCCTGCGTAATGCACAAAAGAGCGTTTCACTTTCCGAATTTGATTTACTGACGCTGAACCGGGCAATAGAAAAATTTAAACAATCAGAACCGGGATTTAACTGA
- a CDS encoding AAA family ATPase, producing the protein METFDSRLDLTPLKTAVDAIRVEVGKVIVGQHQTVDLLLTALLADGHVLIEGVPGVAKTLTAKLLAKTMSVGFSRIQFTPDLMPSDVLGTSVFMPKTGDFTFRHGPIFSNLVLIDEINRAPAKTQAALFEVMEERQVTNDGTTYTLDEPFMVLATQNPIEQEGTYRLPEAQLDRFLFKVVVGYPAVNEEVDILRGHHERRNLATAIDAVSAVLTADQLATLRSQVHQVHVEDKLFDYIAQIVQATRANKSLYLGASPRASVALLNSAKALATLRGRDFITPEDVQELAAPVLRHRVLLTPEREMEGGTADEVVVQLVQKIEVPR; encoded by the coding sequence ATGGAAACATTCGATTCTCGCTTAGACCTAACCCCTCTTAAAACGGCCGTTGACGCTATCCGGGTGGAGGTTGGTAAAGTAATTGTTGGCCAACATCAGACGGTTGACTTACTGCTTACGGCCCTACTGGCCGATGGACACGTATTGATTGAAGGCGTACCTGGTGTTGCAAAGACATTGACCGCAAAGCTGCTGGCTAAAACCATGTCAGTGGGCTTCAGTCGTATTCAGTTTACTCCCGATCTGATGCCATCTGATGTGTTGGGTACATCGGTATTTATGCCCAAAACCGGCGATTTTACCTTTCGGCACGGCCCCATTTTCTCCAATCTGGTGCTGATCGATGAAATTAACCGGGCCCCGGCCAAAACCCAGGCGGCCTTGTTTGAAGTAATGGAAGAACGGCAGGTGACTAACGATGGGACTACCTACACGCTCGATGAACCCTTCATGGTTCTGGCTACACAGAACCCGATTGAGCAGGAAGGGACCTATCGGTTGCCCGAAGCCCAACTCGACCGTTTTCTATTTAAAGTAGTAGTTGGCTATCCGGCCGTCAATGAAGAAGTCGATATCCTGCGTGGGCACCACGAACGTCGCAATCTGGCTACGGCCATTGATGCCGTCAGCGCTGTTTTAACTGCTGATCAACTGGCAACTCTACGCAGCCAAGTGCATCAGGTGCATGTTGAAGACAAATTGTTCGATTATATCGCGCAGATTGTACAGGCTACACGTGCCAATAAGTCACTGTACCTGGGAGCCTCTCCGCGTGCTTCAGTAGCGTTGTTGAATAGTGCCAAAGCGCTGGCTACCTTACGAGGACGCGATTTTATTACGCCTGAAGATGTGCAGGAACTAGCCGCACCCGTATTACGCCACCGGGTACTGCTTACGCCCGAACGCGAAATGGAAGGCGGCACAGCCGATGAAGTGGTTGTTCAGTTAGTGCAAAAAATTGAAGTACCGCGTTGA
- a CDS encoding tetratricopeptide repeat protein, with product MKGRWVFFLLVPLVSWAQDGERFLQSFSSTLAANRTVPPQFFFRERRERLRLDTLSASAQNYRFRAFNYVWRGDYEQAVVWLEKTTALYPKEHGIVGELYLAQLRDYPRALAHFDAYDALTPNFDDIIGYNPVSYMRGLAYRSQGNHEKAIEQFSKAIDPLAEKHGDEWVNYKHFVSRAVSYIATNQAEKALVDLEKATKNFPRSALVYYHRGRALLQLNRIAEARNAFQDASFFFKALRAERTGDYQEDDFNPVYESEIDEAVRRLKP from the coding sequence ATGAAAGGACGTTGGGTTTTCTTTCTGCTAGTACCGCTGGTAAGTTGGGCGCAGGATGGCGAACGATTCCTTCAATCATTTTCTTCGACACTGGCTGCTAATCGGACGGTGCCTCCTCAGTTCTTCTTCCGGGAACGACGGGAACGGCTTCGATTAGATACCTTATCGGCTAGTGCGCAGAATTATCGTTTTCGGGCGTTCAATTACGTTTGGCGGGGCGACTATGAACAGGCTGTCGTCTGGCTTGAAAAAACAACGGCGCTTTATCCCAAGGAACATGGCATTGTCGGCGAACTTTACCTGGCACAGTTGCGGGACTACCCCCGTGCGCTGGCCCACTTTGATGCTTACGATGCCTTGACGCCGAATTTTGATGACATTATAGGGTATAACCCGGTTAGCTACATGCGGGGTCTGGCCTACCGAAGTCAGGGGAATCATGAAAAGGCCATCGAGCAGTTTTCGAAAGCTATTGATCCTTTAGCCGAAAAGCACGGGGACGAATGGGTTAACTACAAGCATTTTGTGAGTCGGGCGGTTAGTTATATCGCTACTAATCAGGCGGAAAAAGCCTTGGTCGATCTGGAAAAAGCGACTAAGAATTTCCCCCGTAGTGCACTCGTCTATTATCATCGTGGCCGAGCCTTGCTGCAACTGAATCGGATTGCCGAAGCCCGCAACGCTTTCCAGGATGCATCGTTTTTCTTTAAAGCCCTTCGTGCCGAACGAACGGGCGATTATCAGGAAGATGACTTCAACCCGGTTTACGAGTCAGAGATTGATGAAGCCGTCCGACGACTGAAACCGTAA
- a CDS encoding DUF4129 domain-containing protein gives MKERIDCEFLVFRLRFMVLNVGQFWLIIFLCLIGSPGVYAQQKPTTKQVSAVRDDRSPIHVRYPEADHLQDLQTDHDYQYGNDTPPPENPIARFFNWLFRKLAQFFSSKAYQNVWQYVILAAIACFAIYLLMKAEVLGFLFPKKAQSGTLDYENLAENIHEINFETAIDEAVAARNFRLAVRLLYLQTLKRLTDAGRVHYKPEKTNRQYVAELVNSPLQPEFETLTRQFEFVWYGDFPVDEQRFQAIQNQFRQFNQAPLTKTTHSIQ, from the coding sequence ATGAAGGAACGTATTGATTGTGAGTTTTTAGTTTTCAGGTTGCGGTTCATGGTTTTGAATGTGGGCCAATTTTGGCTGATTATTTTTTTGTGCCTGATCGGTAGCCCAGGCGTTTATGCCCAGCAAAAGCCGACTACAAAGCAGGTAAGTGCTGTTCGTGACGATCGTTCGCCCATACACGTACGATACCCGGAGGCTGATCACCTGCAGGATCTGCAAACCGATCATGATTACCAGTACGGTAACGATACGCCACCGCCCGAAAATCCGATTGCCCGTTTTTTTAACTGGCTATTTCGAAAACTAGCCCAGTTTTTTTCCAGCAAAGCGTATCAGAATGTCTGGCAGTATGTAATTCTGGCAGCTATTGCCTGTTTTGCAATCTATCTGCTCATGAAAGCGGAAGTACTGGGTTTTCTATTTCCGAAAAAAGCACAATCGGGTACGCTGGATTATGAAAATCTGGCGGAGAATATCCATGAAATCAACTTCGAGACAGCTATTGACGAAGCCGTCGCTGCCCGAAATTTCCGGCTGGCCGTTCGGTTACTCTATCTGCAAACACTGAAGCGATTAACCGATGCCGGGCGTGTGCACTATAAGCCTGAAAAAACCAATCGGCAGTATGTGGCCGAACTGGTCAATTCGCCCTTGCAACCAGAATTTGAAACCCTAACCCGACAATTTGAATTTGTCTGGTATGGTGATTTTCCGGTTGACGAGCAGCGATTTCAGGCCATACAAAATCAGTTTCGGCAGTTTAATCAGGCCCCATTAACCAAAACCACCCATTCTATCCAGTAA
- a CDS encoding DUF1016 N-terminal domain-containing protein, which yields MTTFYEQIKTVLEEARQKAYRAVNFGMVEAYWHIGQLIVEEEQGGNSRAEYGSCLLKYLAEWLTQDFDESNLRYIRLFYKAFPIRDALRHELSWTHVLNGSQQLFASKCKLFLPTEEELMAEIERDKQLLEQNRRIK from the coding sequence ATGACTACTTTTTACGAGCAAATAAAAACCGTTCTGGAAGAGGCCCGCCAGAAAGCGTATCGTGCCGTTAATTTCGGTATGGTTGAAGCGTATTGGCACATCGGTCAGCTCATTGTTGAAGAAGAACAAGGAGGTAACAGTCGGGCTGAATACGGAAGTTGCCTGCTTAAGTACCTCGCTGAATGGCTGACTCAGGATTTTGACGAAAGTAACCTCCGTTATATTCGACTGTTTTATAAGGCATTTCCAATTCGTGACGCACTGCGTCACGAATTAAGCTGGACTCATGTTCTGAATGGAAGCCAACAGTTGTTTGCCTCGAAATGCAAACTGTTTTTACCTACCGAAGAGGAATTAATGGCTGAAATAGAACGTGATAAACAATTATTGGAACAAAACCGCCGAATAAAATGA
- a CDS encoding Uma2 family endonuclease, which yields MQVVEKIRLTDEQKAALERSELVMIAASWEEFEEFLIETDYRVEYHNGQIVIMGLASIIHELLVIRLGYILTGFYAGKPFYVAGSNAGIRKDGKKGHYNGDVLVVKDKPVFQGKSRSIITNPYLVVEILSESTLNYDLGAKRRNYEQMETLQELVFVDPFAKEVIVCRRTEQANAWLETAYSLPEQLINIDGYQLPLNEIFANLPEE from the coding sequence ATGCAGGTTGTAGAGAAAATACGGTTGACCGATGAGCAGAAAGCAGCGCTTGAACGGAGTGAACTTGTCATGATAGCTGCATCCTGGGAAGAATTTGAGGAATTTCTTATTGAGACCGACTACCGAGTCGAGTATCACAATGGGCAAATTGTTATTATGGGATTAGCTAGCATTATTCACGAGTTATTAGTTATCAGACTTGGCTATATACTTACTGGCTTCTATGCTGGCAAACCTTTTTATGTAGCCGGTAGTAATGCCGGTATTCGAAAGGATGGCAAAAAAGGTCACTACAATGGCGATGTGCTGGTCGTAAAAGACAAGCCTGTGTTCCAAGGCAAATCTCGCTCCATAATCACGAATCCCTACCTGGTTGTAGAAATCCTCTCCGAGTCAACGCTTAATTATGATCTGGGGGCTAAACGCCGGAACTATGAGCAAATGGAAACCCTTCAGGAACTGGTATTCGTAGATCCGTTTGCCAAGGAAGTTATTGTTTGCCGACGAACCGAACAGGCCAATGCCTGGCTTGAAACTGCCTATTCTTTGCCTGAACAACTAATCAATATTGACGGCTATCAGCTACCACTCAACGAAATTTTTGCCAACCTACCAGAAGAGTAA